The following are encoded together in the Fusarium keratoplasticum isolate Fu6.1 chromosome 1, whole genome shotgun sequence genome:
- a CDS encoding Cx9C motif-containing protein 4, mitochondrial: protein MAPKDDVEAKPACHPRAIDCLTRNGYNEDKCQTVIRQLYECCEIFYERYGEEASTVSCPKPYLLKLKMKQLREEGK from the exons ATG GCTCCCAAAGACGACGTTGAGGCTAAGCCTGCTTGTCATCCTCGCGCA ATAGACTGCCTCACACGCAATGGTTATAACGAGGACAAATGCCAAACCGTCATCAGGCAGCTCTACGAGTGCTGCGAAATCTTCTACGAAAGATATGGCGAAGAAGCCTCAACCGTGAGCTGTCCAAAGCCATAtctgctcaagctcaagatgaagcaaCTCCGGGAGGAAGGAAAGTGA